A section of the Xiphias gladius isolate SHS-SW01 ecotype Sanya breed wild chromosome 8, ASM1685928v1, whole genome shotgun sequence genome encodes:
- the rag2 gene encoding V(D)J recombination-activating protein 2 — MTLQPLTPVNCAGLLQPGCSLLQLDGDILLFGQKGWPKRSCPTGVFGVRFKQGEMKCRAISFSNDSSYPPPLRCPAVCRLDPYDGLPESYLIHGGRTPNNEISSSLYLLTMDSRGCNRKLTLSCKEKELVGEVPGARYGHTMSMVQSRGKTACVLFGGRSYMPAGERTTESWNSVVDCPPHVFLFDLEFGCSSAHTLPELSEGQSFHLALAREDCVYFIGGHSVTSDSRPPRLFRLRVELLQGSPLLSCETLDTGISISSAIITRAGPSHRYIVLGGYQADSQKRMECSTVILDEKGINFETLEPPSWIPDIIHSRTWFGGSAGEGNVLLAVPTEGRPSQPDMHYFYLVSFQTEGEGKEEEGTLACSQESTDYDNSTPLEDSEELYFGREPHELEDSSEGEGDTYNEEDEEDESQTGYWIKCCLGCQLDPNTWEPYYSTELHRPAMIFCSRGEGGHWVHAKCMELSETLLLRLSQGSKKYFCLDHGGLPYQEMTPPRQVMPLKRTPMKVKDRRTPPSIKVSPAKKSFFRRLFD; from the coding sequence ATGACCCTGCAGCCATTAACTCCAGTGAACTGTGCAGGCCTCCTGCAGCCTGGCTGCTCTCTGCTACAGCTGGATGGTGACATTCTCCTGTTTGGCCAGAAAGGCTGGCCCAAGCGTTCGTGTCCAACAGGTGTATTTGGGGTTCGGTTTAAACAGGGTGAGATGAAGTGTAGGGCCATCTCTTTCTCCAATGATTCCAGCTACCCTCCTCCATTACGTTGTCCTGCTGTTTGCCGCCTCGACCCCTATGACGGGCTTCCAGAGAGTTATCTCATCCATGGTGGCCGTACCCCAAATAATGAGATCTCATCAAGCTTGTACCTGCTGACCATGGATAGTCGCGGCTGCAATCGTAAACTGACCCTGAGCTGCAAAGAGAAAGAGCTGGTGGGAGAAGTGCCAGGGGCCCGGTACGGCCACACAATGAGCATGGTTCAAAGCCGTGGGAAAACAGCGTGTGTATTATTTGGGGGCAGATCCTACATGCCTGCAGGAGAGCGGACCACAGAGAGCTGGAACAGCGTCGTCGACTGTCCTCCTCATGTGTTCCTGTTTGACCTGGAGTTCGGGTGCTCCTCTGCTCACACTTTACCTGAGCTCAGTGAAGGACAGTCCTTCCATTTAGCCCTTGCTAGAGAAGACTGTGTCTACTTCATTGGAGGTCACTCAGTCACCTCTGACTCCCGCCCCCCTCGACTCTTTCGCTTGCGTGTCGAGCTTCTGCAGGGCAGCCCCTTGCTCTCCTGTGAGACCCTAGACACCGGCATATCCATCTCTAGCGCCATAATCACCCGTGCAGGTCCCAGTCACAGATACATTGTCTTAGGTGGATATCAGGCAGACTCTCAAAAGAGGATGGAGTGCAGTACTGTGATTTTGGATGAGAAAGGGATCAACTTTGAGACTTTAGAACCACCTTCATGGATCCCAGATATCATCCATAGTCGCACTTGGTTTGGTGGCAGTGCCGGGGAAGGAAATGTCCTACTTGCTGTACCCACTGAGGGAAGGCCATCCCAACCTGACATGCATTACTTCTATCTGGTGAGCTtccagacagagggagagggcaaagaggaagaaggaacCCTGGCCTGCAGCCAGGAGTCGACAGATTACGACAACTCTACTCCTCTTGAGGACTCCGAGGAGCTCTACTTTGGTCGTGAGCCACATGAGCTAGAGGACAGCAGTGAGGGAGAAGGGGATACTTAcaatgaggaggatgaggaggatgaatCACAAACAGGCTACTGGATCAAATGTTGCCTGGGCTGTCAGTTGGACCCCAACACATGGGAGCCGTACTACTCCACTGAGCTCCACCGGCCAGCGATGATCTTCTGCTCcagaggggaggggggacaCTGGGTCCACGCCAAGTGCATGGAGCTGTCCGAAACCCTGTTGCTTAGACTCTCTCAGGGCAGCAAAAAGTATTTCTGCCTGGACCACGGAGGCCTGCCCTACCAGGAGATGACCCCACCTCGGCAGGTCATGCCCCTGAAGCGCACCCCCATGAAAGTTAAGGACAGGAGAACTCCTCCATCAATCAAGGTGTCCCCTgccaaaaaaagctttttcagaAGACTTTTTGACTGA
- the rag1 gene encoding V(D)J recombination-activating protein 1 has protein sequence MEEENLETDGPRSSMPAELQHLHSKYSQWKFKLFRVKSMEKAPLPSETHPERGVLLGTTPPAPPKIDLDNGVGPGSVMKLCLGGKSKENVEGPGRRVDKKLQEMDTHMNHLRCLCRLCGMALRKVKGPVHEVHGDLDEASKGVLRKMGCKFTGWTEVILKVFKVDVTEDTESVHPLSFCHRCWMAAIRGGGVCSFSRTRVPEWKPHSSACHLCSPKKCSFQRTGRKRRKTIPRAQSLAKRTRWEHADSIAVGERRALRPFGDRHHGPVLRGWRKPSIQREKWVRNITHCQKEHLSTKLISEKLPVDFLFSFTCLVCDHLLFDPVLSPCGHLFCRGCIVKYNHVLGPHCPACNLPCAPDDLNLPAKAFLSALHSLPLLCPRGSCGEQVRLDSFKAHCLNHEQDEQDANKHSSELDNYLLANKGGRPRQHLLSLTRRAQKHRLKDLKNQVRVFADKEEGGDLKSVCLTLFLLALRSGNEHRQADELEAMMQGRGFGLHPAVCLAIRVNTFLSCSQYHKMYRTVKATSGRQIFQPLHTLRAAEKELLPGFHQFEWQPALKNVSTSCNVGIINGLSGWASLVDEPPADTITRRFRYDVALVSALKDLEEDIIEGLRESGMEDSACTSGFTVMIKECCDGMGDVSEKHGGGPAVPEKAVRFSFTVMSVSVQADDEEEEVTIFTEPKPNSELSCKPLCLMFVDESDHETLTAVLGPIVAERNAMIESRLILSMGGLLRSFRFRFRGTGYDEKMVREMEGLESSGSTYICTLCDSTRAEASQNMVLHSITRCHEENLERYEIWRSNPFSESVDELRDRVKGVSAKPFMETQPTLDALHCDIGNATEFYKIFQDEIGEVYQKVNPSREERRSWRAALDKELRKTMKLKPVMRMNGNYARRLMTLEAVEVVCQLVPSEERREALRELMRLYLQMRPVWRATCPAKECPDQLCRYSFNSQRFADLLSSTFKYRYNGKITNYLHKTLAHVPEIIERDGSIGAWASEGNESANKLFRRFRKMNARQSKAFELEDVLKHHWLYTSKYLQKFMEAHKDSAKALQATIDPVEMQDNEDMSLEVNDF, from the exons ATGGAGGAGGAGAACCTGGAGACAGATGGCCCCAGATCCTCCATGCCGGCTGAGCTCCAACATCTTCACTCTAAGTACTCTCAATGGAAGTTTAAACTGTTTAGGGTGAAGTCCATGGAGAAGGCCCCTCTGCCCAGTGAGACACATCCTGAGAGAGGAGTCTTGTTAGGGACTACACCTCCCGCACCTCCAAAAATAGACTTAGATAATGGTGTGGGTCCAGGGAGTGTTATGAAATTGTGCCTCGggggaaaaagcaaagaaaatgtgGAGGGCCCTGGCCGGAGGGTAGATAAGAAGCTACAGGAAATGGACACCCACATGAACCACCTCAG GTGTCTCTGCCGTCTCTGTGGAATGGCCCTGAGGAAAGTCAAAGGACCAGTGCACGAAGTTCATGGGGATCTGGATGAGGCAAGTAAAGGTGTCCTGCGTAAAATGGGCTGCAAGTTTACAGGCTGGACAGAGGTCATCCTCAAAGTCTTCAAAGTGGACGTGACAGAGGACACAGAATCTGTCCACCCTCTTTCCTTCTGCCATCGCTGCTGGATGGCTGCCATACGAGGAGGGGGTGTCTGCAGCTTCTCCAGAACAAGAGTCCCTGAGTGGAAACCCCACTCTTCCGCCTGCCACCTTTGCTCTCCCAAGAAATGTTCATTCCAGCGGactgggaggaagaggaggaagaccaTTCCTAGAGCCCAGAGCCTGGCAAAAAGGACCAGGTGGGAGCACGCCGACAGCATTGCCGTTGGAGAAAGGAGAGCTCTGAGACCCTTTGGAGACCGTCATCATGGTCCGGTGCTCAGGGGCTGGAGGAAACCCAGCatccagagagagaaatgggtgAGGAACATCACCCACTGCCAGAAAGAACACCTGAGTACTAAGCTGATCTCTGAGAAGCTCCCTGTGgacttcctcttttctttcacttgcCTTGTGTGTGACCACCTGCTCTTTGATCCAGTTCTGTCCCCCTGTGGGCACCTCTTCTGCCGCGGCTGTATTGTAAAATATAACCACGTTCTGGGACCTCACTGTCCAGCCTGCAACTTGCCCTGCGCCCCTGATGATCTCAACCTGCCTGCCAAAGCTTTTTTATCAGCTCTGCattctctgcctctgctttgcCCCAGAGGTAGCTGTGGCGAGCAGGTAAGGCTAGACTCATTTAAAGCTCACTGTCTGAACCATGAGCAGGATGAACAGGATGCAAACAAGCATTCATCAGAACTTGATAACTACCTGTTAGCCAACAAAGGGGGAAGACCTCGTCAGCACTTGCTGTCGCTAACCCGTCGTGCCCAGAAGCATCGGCTGAAAGATCTGAAGAACCAGGTGAGGGTGTTTGCAGACAAAGAGGAAGGTGGCGACCTGAAGTCCGTGTGTCTGACACTGTTCCTGCTTGCACTGAGATCTGGGAATGAACACCGGCAGGCAGATGAGCTTGAGGCCATGATGCAAG gcaGAGGCTTTGGGTTGCATCCCGCAGTGTGCTTGGCCATTCGGGTGAACACTTTCCTGAGCTGCAGTCAGTATCACAAGATGTACCGGACTGTCAAAGCCACCAGTGGCCGCCAGATCTTTCAGCCCCTGCACACCCTCCGAGCTGCAGAGAAAGAACTTCTCCCTGGCTTTCACCAGTTTGAATGGCAGCCAGCTCTCAAGAATGTGTCCACATCTTGCAATGTTGGCATTATTAATGGGCTCTCTGGATGGGCTTCCTTGGTGGATGAACCCCCTGCTGACACCATCACTCGGCGGTTTCGATATGATGTAGCTCTGGTGTCAGCATTAAAGGATCTGGAGGAGGACATCATTGAGGGGCTGAGAGAGAGTGGGATGGAAGACAGTGCTTGCACTTCAGGCTTTACTGTCATGATCAAGGAATGTTGTGATGGCATGGGCGATGTCAGCGAGAAGCACGGTGGAGGACCAGCTGTTCCCGAGAAGGCTGTGCGTTTCTCTTTCACTGttatgtctgtctctgtccaagcagacgatgaggaggaggaggttacCATCTTCACTGAGCCAAAACCAAACTCAGAACTGTCCTGTAAGCCCCTTTGCCTGATGTTTGTGGATGAGTCAGACCATGAGACGCTCACAGCTGTCCTGGGGCCTATAGTTGCAGAGCGTAATGCGATGATAGAGAGCAGGCTCATCCTGTCCATGGGCGGCCTGCTTCGCTCCTTCCGCTTCCGCTTCAGAGGCACGGGATACGATGAGAAGATGGTGCGAGAGATGGAAGGCCTGGAGTCCTCGGGTTCCACATATATCTGCACTCTGTGTGACTCCACTCGGGCAGAGGCCTCTCAAAACATGGTGCTACACTCCATAACCCGCTGTCATGAAGAGAACCTGGAACGTTACGAAATATGGAGATCCAATCCCTTCTCTGAGTCTGTAGACGAGCTGCGAGACAGAGTCAAAGGGGTCTCTGCCAAGCCCTTCATGGAGACCCAGCCCACACTAGATGCATTACACTGTGACATTGGCAATGCCACTGAGTTCTACAAAATCTTCCAGGACGAGATTGGGGAGGTGTACCAAAAGGTCAACCCTAGCCGGGAAGAGCGGCGCAGCTGGAGGGCAGCCCTAGATAAAGAGCTGAGGAAGACGATGAAGCTTAAACCGGTAATGAGGATGAATGGGAACTATGCCCGCAGGCTAATGACCCTGGAAGCTGTGGAGGTGGTATGTCAGCTGGTGCCTTCAGAGGAGCGGAGGGAGGCCCTGAGGGAGCTTATGAGGCTCTACCTCCAGATGAGGCCTGTGTGGCGCGCCACCTGCCCAGCCAAAGAATGCCCTGACCAGCTGTGCCGCTACAGCTTTAACTCCCAGCGCTTTGCcgacctcctctcctctaccttCAAATACAGGTACAACGGAAAGATAACCAATTACCTTCACAAGACCCTGGCCCATGTGCCTGAAATCATAGAGAGAGATGGATCCATAGGAGCCTGGGCCAGTGAGGGGAACGAGTCGGCAAACAAACTGTTCAGGCGTTTCCGGAAGATGAATGCACGTCAGTCAAAGGCCTTTGAACTTGAGGACGTTTTGAAACATCACTGGCTCTATACATCCAAGTACTTGCAGAAGTTTATGGAGGCTCACAAGGACTCTGCCAAGGCTCTGCAAGCTACCATTGACCCAGTAGAGATGCAGGATAATGAGGATATGTCTCTGGAAGTtaatgatttttga